The Kribbella sp. HUAS MG21 genome includes the window GCTTGCGCTGGTACAGGCTGACCTGGGAGGCGTACGAGCGGTACGAGTCGGTTATGCACAGCGACTTGCCGAACTGGGCGCGGTAGGCCGCGGACAGCTGCAGGTACGCCGCGGCGGCATCGCAGCGGAGCAGGTGGCCGGAGCCGATCGCGCACAGCCTGCCGGCCGGGATCATCCCGTTGCTGAACCCGCCCCAGCCGGTGCTCGCCGAACCGGTCGCCAGGAACGGCATCGGGTTCACCGGGTCGCCGCCGAGCCGGACCTCGAAGTGCAGGTGCGGACCGGTCGAGTTGCCTTCGGTGCCCACGGCACCGATCCGCTGGCCGGCCGTCACCTGCTGGCCGTCCGTGACGTCGACCCGGCTCAAGTGGGCGTACAGCGTCTCGAGGCCGTTCCCGTGGTCGATCCGCACCAGGTTGCCCGCCCAGGCCGGCTGCTCGACGCGGACGGTGCCGGAGGTGACGGCGCGGACCGTCGTACCGATCGAGGCCGGGAAGTCCTGGCCGGTGTGCACCCCGCTCGACCACATCGACCCGGACTGGCCGAACGGCGTACCGATCTCGTAGCTGCCGTCCGGCAGCGGCCACGACCAGGACCCGGAGCCGACGTCGTACGACGTGGCGGTGTTACCGCAGCGGAACGCGTACGCGTCGGAGGTCGCCACCGGGGCGATCTGCGGCTTGGACGGCGCGCCGAGCGTCGGGCGGAGGACGGCGTACAGGTTGTCGGGGACCGTGGTGACGACGACCGCGCCCTTGGCCTCGTCGGCGGCGATCATCTCGCCGTTGTCGAGCGCGATGCCGATGTGCACGAGGCCGAGCGACTTGCTGCCCATCACGAGCAGGTCGCCGGGCTGGACCTGCGGGGCCGGCACGGCCTGGTAGTTCGGGTACACCTTGCCGACCAGGTTCGGCAGGGTCGTGTAGGGCTGCCAGGCGACGCGGGCCGCTCCGAGGCATCCGTACTTGTCCGGGCCGGTGGCCGCAACGCCGTACGGCTTGCCGAGGAGGCTGAACGCCTGGTTGACCGCACGGATGGTCTCGGCCGACATGACGCGCACGGTCCGGCCGGCGACAGTGACGGCCGCGACACCAGGAACGGCGGCGCCTCGGCGGGTCAGCGGGGTGAGGCCGGTCGGCAGCTTGCCCGGATTCTTCAACGCCGCGGCCGCCGGGGGAGTGACCTTGGTGGCGGTGAGCTCGGCCAGGTACGTCTGCCAGCGGGCCAGGGCCTGCTCGTTGCGGGTCTGCTGGAGCTGCTTCGACAGCGCGGAGGCCACGTCCAGGTCAGCCGTCTGGTCGGCCATCGCCGCCGAGGCGTCGGCGGCCTTCTGTTGCACCTGCTTGCTGAGCTCCTGTGCCTTCGCGGCCGCTTCGTTCGCTGCGGCGCGCTTGCTGGTCGCGTCGTCCTTGAGCCGGTTCGACTCGGACTCCGCGGCCATCGCCCGCTGGTACTGCGAGACCTGGGTGTTGCCCAGCTGGGTGATCGCGGTCTGCCGGTCGGCGATCTCCTGGAGGCTCTCGGCGATCGGGGCGAGCGACCAGAGCATCGACTCGGCGCCCATCACGGTCGGGATCCCCAGCTGGTACGCCTGCGCGGTGACCACGCCGAGCCGGCGGCGCTCCTCGTCGGCCTTGCCCTTCGAGGTGGTCGCGGTGGCTTCGGCCTTCTTCGCGGCGGCCTCGGCGGCCTGGGCCTGCTCGAGCGCGTTCGTGTAGGCGATCGTCGCCTTCGCGAAGTCGGCCTGGACCGCGGCCGCCTCGGCCTGGAGCTGCTCGAGCGACCGATTGACGTCGGTGACCGATGCCGGCGGGGGCGTGGACGGGGGCGGATCGGCGTACGCCGGCACGGCGACGGCCGTCAGCACCACACCCAGTGCCGCGAGCCGCAACCCCCGGCGCCTGCCCTGATCCATCCGTCCCCCATGCCCACTCGCCTCACGCGCGTGCCCAAAGGGTAGGCGCCGTACGGGTCCTGGCGAAAGCCTCCCTGGTCCGACCTATTAAAGTTCACTGCATGGCCTCGCACTTTGACGTTGTTGTCCTCGGCGCCGGTCCCGGCGGGTACGTCGCGGCGATCCGCGCCGCCCAGCTCGGGCTCAAGACCGCCATCATCGAGAAGAAGTACTGGGGCGGTGTCTGCCTGAACGTGGGCTGCATCCCGTCCAAGGCGCTGCTGCGGAACGCCGAGCTGTCGCACATCTTCCGGACGGAGGCGAAGACCTTCGGCATCAGCGGCGAGGTGACCTTCGACTTCCCGGCCGCGGTCCAGCGCAGCCGCAAGGTCGCGGACGGCCGGGTCAAGGGCGTCCACTTCTTGATGAAGAAGAACAACATCACCGAGTTCGACGGCTGGGGCTCGTTCACCGACGCGAACACCCTCGACGTCACGCTGAACGACGGCTCGTCGGAGACCGTCACGTTCGGGTCCTGCATCGTGGCGACCGGCGCGACCACCAAGCTGCTGCCGGGCACCCAGCTGAGCGACCGCGTGGTGACCTACGAGGAGCAGATCCTCACCGAGGAGCTGCCGGGCTCGATCGTGATCGCCGGCGCCGGCGCGATCGGCGTCGAGTTCGCGTACGTGCTGGCGAACTACGGCGTCAAGGTGACGATCGTCGAGTTCCTGGACCGGATGGTGCCGCTGGAGGACCCGGAGGTCTCCAAGGAGCTCGCCCGGGCGTACAAGAAGCTCGGCGTCGACGTGCTCACCTCGACCCGGGTGGACTCGATCGACGACTCCGGCGACAAGGTCAAGGTCACGGTCACCGGCAAGGACGGCAACCAGCAGACCATCGAGGCCGACAAGGTGCTGCAGGCGATCGGCTTCCAGCCGCGCGTCGACGGCTACGGCCTGGACAAGATCGGTGTCCAGCTCACCGAGCGCGGCGCGATCGGCATCGACGGCTTCTGCCGGACGAACGTGCCGAACATCTTCGCGATCGGCGACGTGACCGCGAAGCTGATGCTCGCGCACGCGGCCGAGGCGATGGGCGTGATCGCGGCCGAGACGATCGCCGGGCACGAGACGATGGAGCTCGACTACGCGATGATCCCGCGGGCGACGTTCTGCCAGCCGCAGATCGCCAGCTTCGGGTACACCGAGGAAGAGGCCCGCAAGCTCGGCCACGACGTCAAGGTCGCCAAGTTCCCGTTCACCGCGAACGGCAAGGCCCACGGCCTCGGCGACGCCAGCGGCTTCGTGAAGGTGATCAGCGACAGCAAGTACGGCGAGCTGCTCGGCGCGCACCTGATCGGCCCGGAGGTCACCGAGCTGCTGCCGGAGCTCACCCTCGCGCAGAAGTGGGACCTGACCACCAAGGAACTGGCCCGCAACGTGCACGCGCACCCGACGCTCAGCGAGGCGCTCCAGGAGGCCTTCCACGGCCTCGAAGGGCACATGATCAACTTCTGATCCAGCAGCTACTCGTGCCGGCCGGCCCGGCACGAGTAGCTGACAGGTCGTCAGGCGACGGCGGTTCCCTCCAGCTCCACCAGTTGGCCGGGGATCGCCAGCCGCGTGACGCCGAGCATCGTCGTGGCCGGCGCGACCCCTGCGGCCGCCAGCCGTGACGCCAGTACGCCGTAGTGCGGGAACAGTTGGTCGACGTCGGTGGTGTAGACGTTCAGGCGGACCAGGTTCCCGAGGGTCATGCCGGCCTCGGTGAGGACGGCCTCCAGGTTGTCGACGCTGAGCGCCAGTTGGGCGGGCAGGTCGCCGTCGTGCTCGGGTTTGCCGTCGGCGTTCATCGAGGTCTGGCCGGAGCAGTACAGCGTCCGGGTCTGCCCGGAGACCAGTTCGCCCTGGTTGAAGCCCAGCTCCAGGGACCACGGCACCGGGTTCACTGCGGTTCGTTCGATCGTCATGTGGCGAGCCTGCCAACAAATCACGACATCCTCTGTCGGGTAATGTTGCGGGATGCGCGCCGACCGGTTGGTCTCGCTGGTCCTGCTGCTGCGCCAGCGGGGGCGGTTGACCGCCGACGTGCTCGCGCGCGAGTTGGAGGTGTCGACCCGTACGGTCCTGCGTGACATCGAGGCGCTGTCCGCGGCGGGTGTCCCGGTGTACGCCGAACGCGGCCGGCACGGAGGCTTCGCGTTGCTGCCCGGCTTCCGCACCGAGCTCACGGGCCTGAACAACGACGAGGCGCTGGCGTTGCTGACCGCCGGGTCGGGACGCGGCGAGCAGGTCTTCGGCCTCAGCGCGGCGCTCGCGTCGGCCATGCGCAAGGTCGTCGACGCGCTCCCGGAGGCGCACCGAACGACCGCGAGCGAGGCGGCCCAGCGCATCCTGGTCGACCCCGAGACGGATCTGCTGTCGCGCCGCCTGATCACCAAGGAAGTCCCGGACGCGACGATGCTGGAGGTCCGCCGCGCAGTGCTCGCCGGGCACAAGCTGCGCATCCACTACGCGGCCACCGGCCGGGAACCGGAGTGGCGCACGGTCGACCCGATCGGTCTCGTGACGGTCCGGGACCGCGGCTACCTGCTCGCCAGAAGATCCGGCGAGGACCGCACGTACCGGCTGTCGCGGCTGCTCGGCGCCGAGGAGCTCCCCGAGCCGGCGGAGCGACCGCGCAGCGTCGATCTGGACCGCATCTGGCGGGAACGCGCCGCCCAGTTCCTCGCCGACGGCCACCTCACCGTGCACGTACGCGTGCACCCGGCACGCCGGGAGGAGCTGCTGAACGCCGCGCGCGCCGTCCGCGCGGAAGAGCCCGACGCGGACGGCTGGCTGCGGCTGGAGGTGACGTTCGAGGATGCGCGCCATGCCGAATGGGCGCTGTGGCAGCTCAGCACGAACGCCGAGGTCCTGAGTCCGGCGTCGTTGCGCGCCTCACTGCACCAGCGCGCGACCGCAATGGCCGCCAGCTACGAGGACCGCGGATAGCGGTAGACGGTCTGCAGCGGGCTGTCCTCGGTGTGGATGTGGAAGGCGAGGCCCGGGTAGGCGGTCGGGTCGACGACCGAGTCGGTGCTGGGCTCGAAGGGGAGCGGGACCGTGGAGCGTATGCCGGGAGCGCCGAGCACGGGGTGGCCGGCGAACGTCGTCACGATCGCGTTGTGCACATGGCCGGTGAGGATCGCGGTGACGGGCTTGCCGGTGAGGACCGCCGCGAGCGACTTGCTGTCCTCGAGCTTCCACTGGTCCATCACCGGGTGGTGCAGCTCGAGCGGCGGGTGGTGCATCGCGACGAAGAGCGGGCCGTCGAAGGGTTCCCGCAGTACGCCGTCGAGCCAGGCCAGCGAGTCCGCGGAGAGCAGACCGTGGTCGGCGCCGGGCACCGTGCTGTCCACGAGCACGAAGCGTGAGGCACCAACGTCGCGCACCTGGTGGACCGGGTGGCTGTCGCCCGGCGCGTCCAGGAAGCCGGCGAGCCCCTTGCGCAGCGGATCACTGACGTCGTGGTTGCCGGGCAGCACCAGCACCGGTACGTCGAACGCGAGCTCGGCGGCCAACTCGTCGTACTCCGCCGCGAGCCCGTGATCGGCGAGGTCCCCGCTGACCAGTACGACGTCCACGGCGGACTTCCGGACGTACGACGTGATCGTCCGGAGCCGCGATCGCGGCTCCTCGGTACCGTCGAGATGCGGGTCACTGAGGTGTGCGATCACATACATGACCGCACACTAACCGCAGAAGCCCGGCGGCAGCGCACCACACGGGACCAGCCCGCCGCGCTCGAGGACCGGCCGCGCCTCGGTCGAGCGCAGGTAGTCCAGGAACGCCCCGGTCAGCGACTTCGCGTCCGGCGCCTTGTAGGTGTAGGCGTGCTCGACCTCCCAGAACTTGTACGAGCGGTCCGCCACCTTCGAGGTGTCCGGTACGACGTCGTCGATCGTCGCGGCCGCGAGGCCCGCGAACCTGCGGGCGCTGCCGAGTTCGGCGTACCCGATCGCGCCGTCGATCTCGTTCACCCGGGTGAGCAGCTCGTCCGTCGTACCGACCTCGCAGCGGTGGTACTTCGCGACCGGGTCGTCGTCGCTGCGGCAGTCGTCGGACGTGATGCCCAGCTCCTGGACGCCGCCCAGGACCTTCTCGCGGAACACGAGCCGGGAGCCGGAGTCGGGCCCGACGCGACTGACCATCCGGATCGGCAGGTCCTTGCCGCCGAGCTGCTTCCAGTTGGTGACCTTGCCGGTGTAGATGTCGCGCAGCTGCCCGGTGGTCAGCCCGGTCAGGTCTGCCGACCGGTTGACGACGACCGCGAACACCACGACCGCGACGGCCTCGCCGCCGAGGTTCGGCGCGTCCGCGGCCGGGCCGTCGGACATCGCGATCACCTTGCCGGCCGCGGCCGGGTCCTGGGCGCCCAGGGTGTTCAGGTCGCGGACCCCGCTGCGGCTGCCGTTCGCCGCGATCGTGATGTCGGCCTCCGAGCACTCGCTCGCGTACGCGCTGCGCAGCTCGGTCATCGTCCGCTCGACCGCGGTCGACCCGATCACCCGCAGCTGCCCGGACCGGCAGTTGTCCGGCGGCTGCAGGACGTCGACCAGGAAGAACGCCACCAGCGCGCCGACCAGCAGCAGTGTGGTCGCGCCGAAGATCAGGGTCCGGCGGCCCGGTCCGCGCGGCCGCGGCTCGTGGTAGATCCCGCCGTTCGCGCCTCCGGCCAGGTACCCGGAGTGCTTGACCTCCTTGCCGGTCCCGGACAGCACCAGCAGGAACTTGAAGTGGTCGCCGCGGTTGATCGCGAGCTTCGGCACCTCGATCCGGTCGGTGTCGACGTAATCGACCGGCTTCATGTTCTGCTCGATGAGTTCGCCGAGGTCGGGCGGCTGCGACTCGACCACCTTCATCCGGACGATCCTGCGGTCCGGGAAGCTGAACCCGACCGGCTTCTGCATGTCGCGCGCGTCCACGTCGGTGCCGGCGTTGTCCATCCGGAGCAGCACGATGCTCGGGTCCTGGACGACGGTGCCCTGGTGCACGACCTCGATGTCGACCATCTCGCGGGCGCGGGTCTGCCGCGGGTGGACGCCGATCTGCGCGTCGACCTGGACCCGGTAGACGAGCCGCTTGCGGCGCCAGAGGTAGCGGTCGAGCAGCCAGACGATCGACGTACCGATGAGCGAGACCAGGGCGATGACGGTGCCGAGATCGATGTTTCCCAGCTCAGAGAAGTCCAGCAACGTGCCCCCACTTCTACGAGAACAGAACGCTAGTGGCCGGTGGTGAACGGGCGCTTACGGCGCGATGACGGGCGGGGTGCCGACTTGGCCGGGTGCGGCCGGTCTGGGAGATTTGGCGGCATGGCTGAACAGGTTGATGTGGTCGTCGTCGGGCTCGGGGTCGGCGGGGAGGAGACGGCGGGGCGGCTGGCGCAGGCCGGGCTGCGGGTGGTCGGCATCGAGTCGCGGCTGGTCGGCGGCGAGTGCCCGTACTACGGGTGCATCCCGAGCAAGATGATGATCCGGGCCGCGAACCTGATCGCCGAGACCCGGCGCGTCGACGGCATCGCCGGTACGGCGAGCGTCGAGCCGGACTGGACACCGGTCGCGAAGCGGATCCGCGAGGAGGCGACCGACACCTGGAACGACCAGGTCGCCGTCGACCGCCTGGTGAACAAGGGCGCGACGGTGATCAAGGACGTCGCCACCGTCACCGGGCCGAACACGGTCCGCGCCGGCGACCGCGAGTTCGAGGCGGCCCGCGGCATCGTGCTCGCGACCGGGACGGTGCCGTCGATCCCGCCGATCGATGGCCTGAACGGTACGCCGTACTGGACGAACCGGGAGGCGATCGAGGCCGAGACGCTGCCCGCCTCGCTGGTGGTTCTGGGCGGCGGCGCGATCGGGATGGAGCTCGCGCAGGTGTTCGCGCGCTTCGGCGTCCAGGTGACGGTCGTCGAGGGCGCCCCCGAGGTGCTGTCGATGGAGGAGCCGGAGTCGGGCGCGCTGGCCCGGGAGGCGCTGCACCGCGACGGCGTGACGTTCCGCGTCGGCGCCCAGGCCAAGCAGGTCGGGTACGCCGGTGACACGTTCACCGTCACGCTCGCGGACGGCTCGGCCGTCACCGGCGAGAAGTTGCTGGTGGCAACCGGCCGGCGGGTGGCGACCGCGGACCTCGGCGTCGACAAGCTGGGCCTCGATCCCAAGGCCCGCCGGATCGAGGTCGACGAACACGTCCGCGCCGGCGACAAGGTGTGGGCCGTGGGCGACGTGACCGGCGTCGGCGCCTTCACCCACAACGCCATGTACCAGGCCGACATCGCGGTCCGCGACATCCTGCAGGAGCCGGACGCGCCGGCCGCGAGCTACCACGCGATGCCGCGGGTGACGTTCACCGACCCGGAGATCGGCGCGGTCGGGCTGACCGAGAAGCAGGCCCGGGACGCGGGGCTGAACGTGCGGACCGGATCGACCGAGATCCCGGCCTCGACGCGCGGCTGGATCCACAAGGCCGGCAACGAGGGCTTCATCAAGGTCGTGATGGACGCCGACCGCGGCGTGCTGGTCGGTGCCACCAGCGCGGGCCCGACGGGCGGCGAGGTGCTGAGCGGGCTGGCGGTCGCGGTGCACGCCGCCGTACCGGTGACCACGCTGCGTCAGATGATCTACGCGTATCCGACCTTCCACCGCGCGATCGGCGAGGCCCTGAAGCAGTTGTGAGACCGTTTGTTGCGAGTCGGTCGCAAGAAGATCAAGAATGTCCGCGTGCATGTTCCTGACGGCTTCTTCGACGCACCGACGTCCGTCGCCACCGGCCTGATCGCGGCCGGGGCGGTCGGGTTCAGCCTGCAGCGGGCGAACCGCGAGCTCCGCGAGTCCGGTCCGGCGCTGGCCGGGCTGACCGCGGCGTTCGTGTTCGCGGTGCAGATGGTGAACTTCCCGGTCGGCGCGGGCACCAGTGGCCACCTTCTCGGGGGTGCGCTGGCGGCCGCGCTGGTCGGCCCGTGGACCGCCGTCCTGGTGATGTCCACGGTCCTGCTCGTGCAGGGGCTGCTGTTCGCCGACGGCGGGCTGACCGCGCTCGGCACGAACATCACGCTGATGGGCCTGATCACGGTGCTCGTCGGGTACTTCCTGACCCGCGCGCTGCTGAAGGTGCTGCCGCGCCGGATGGGCAGCGTCGTACCGGCGACCACCGTCGGTGCGCTCGTCTCGGTGCCGGTCGCGGCGCTGGCGTTCACCGGCCTGTACGCGATAGGCGGCGCGGTCGACATCCCGCTCGGCAAGCTGGCGTCCGCGATGCTCGGCTGGCACGTGCTGGTCGGAATCGGCGAGGCGGTGATCACCGCGGCGGTGCTGAGCGCGGTCGTCGCCACCCGCCCGGACCTGGTGTACGCCGCCCGGCACCTGCAGCAGGACCTCGTACTGGTCGATGCCGACGGCAACAGCTCGACGGTGTCCCCGGACCGGCCGATCGCGGCGAAGCCGGCCGGGCGCTCGCTCGGCGTCGGTGTCGCGGTGACCCTGCTCGTCGCGGGCGGGCTGAGCCTCTTCGCGAGCGCGCATCCGGACGGGCTGGAGTTCGTCGGGGCGAAGCTCGGGTTCGACGCCGCCGCGAAGGACTCCGCGGTGGCCGGCAGCCCGCTGGCCGACTACGGCGTCCAGGGGATCGGCAACGCGCAGGTCTCCGGCGCGCTCGCCGGAATCATCGGCGTCCTGGTGACGATCGTCGTCGGCCTCGCGATCGCGAAGCTGGCCTCCCTGCGAGCGAACAAGGCGTCATGAGTGGCGACGGTCTGCTCGTCGCGGTGGACAGTCCGGTCCACCGGATACCGGCGCAGGTCAAGCTCGTCGCGTTGTTCGTCTTCGTCCTGGCGGTGGTGTCGACGCCGGCGCCGGTGTTCTGGGCCTTCGGGGTGTACGCCGTCCTGCTGATCGGCGGCGTGGTGCTCGCCAGACTGCCGGTGACCGTGGTGTCCCGGCGGCTCGCGGTGGAGACGCCGTTCATCGTGTTCGCGTTGCTGCTGCCGTTCGTGGCCACCGGTCCGCGGATCGACGTCCTCGGACTGGAGTTGTCGGAGTCGGGTGTGCTCGGCGCGTGGAACGTGCTGGCGAAGGGGACGCTCGGCGTCGTCGCCGCGATCCTGTTGTCCGCGACGACCGCGCCGCGGGACCTGCTGGCCGGGCTCGAGCGGCTGCGGCTGCCCGCGACGCTCGTCGCGATCCTGTCGTTCATGGTCCGGTACCTGAGCGTCGTTTCGGACGACCTGCACCGGATGCGGATCGCCCGGGAGTCCCGCGGGTACACCGGCGGCCGGGTCGGTCATCTGAAGGCGGTCGCCGGAGGAGTGGGCGCGTTGTTCGTGCGCAGCTTCGAGCGCGGCGAGCGGGTCCACCTGGCGATGCGGTCCCGCGGCTACACCGGCCGGATGCCGCTGCTGAGTGTGCGGGGCGCGTCGGGCGCGCAGTGGGCCGAAGGGCTGACGATCTCCCTGCTCGCGGTGGCGATCGCGGTCGCGGCTAGGGTGGTGTCCTTGTGAGCGGTCCCGCGATTCAGGTCGAGCGGCTGGTGTTCGCCTATCCCGACGGGCGGCAGGCCCTGTTCGGCGTGGACTTCACGGTCGAGCGCGGCGAGCGGGTCGCGCTGCTCGGGCCGAACGGCGCCGGCAAGACCACGCTGGTCCTGCATCTGAACGGCATCCTCGGGTCGGTGGCCGGCGGGACCGGGAGCGGCCGGATCCAGATCGGCGGCACCGGCCTGCACCGCGAGCACCTGACCGAGATCCGGCGCAAGGTCGGCCTGGTGTTCCAGGACCCCGACGACCAGCTGTTCATGCCGACGGTCCGCGACGACGTGGCGTTCGGCCCGGCGAACCTGGGGCTGCGCGGCGCGGAGCTCGACGAGCGCGTGCACGAGGCGCTGGTCCAGGTCGGGATGCAGGACCACGCCGACCTGGCGCCGCATCACCTGTCGTTCGGTCAGCGCCGGAGGGTCGCCGTCGCGACGGTGCTCGCGATGCGTCCCGAAGTACTCGTGCTCGACGAGCCGTCCAGCAACCTCGACCCGGCGGCCCGCCGCGAGCTGGCCGACATCCTCGCCGGGCTCGACGTGACGTTGCTGATGATCACCCACGACCTGCCGTACGCGCTGCAGCTGTGCGAGCGGAGCCTGCTGATGGACGGCGGCCGGATCGTCGCCGACGGCAAGACCCGCGACCTGCTGGGCGACGCGGACCTGATGGCCGCACACCGCCTCGAGCTGCCGTACGGGTTCGACCCGCTGTCCGTCCAGGGACCGGAGCGCTCATGAAGATCACCGGCGTCGCCGTCGAGTTCACGTCCGAGCCGAAGCCGCACCCGGTCCGGGACGCGATCCAGCTGCTCGACCGCAACGGCGTCACCCGGGTCCGGATCGACACCGACGAGGGCGTGAGCGGCGAGAGTACGACGTACTTCGGTCGCGTCGAGAGCTCGCCGGCCGTGCTGGCCAAGATCGTCACCGAGCAACTCGCGCCGGCGATCGTGGGGGAGGACCCGACCCTGATCCGCGGTATCCGGCAGAAGCTGCAGACGCTCACCGACTACCAGGGGACGGCGGGGCTGTCGTCGTTCGGGATCTCGGCGATCGACCAGGCACTGTGGGACCTGCTGGGCAAGTCCCTGGACGTCCCGGTGTGGAAGCTGCTCGGCGCCCAGCGCACCGCGATTCCGGCGTACGCGATGGTCGGGTGGCTCGAGCTCGACATCGCCGGCCTGGAACGCGTCTGCGGCCGGGCCATGGAGCAGGGCTTCCACGGCGTCAAGATGAAGGTCGGCGGCGGGCCGCTCACCGAGGACGTGCGGCGGATCACCGCGGTCCGGAACGTGATCGGTCCGGACGCGCCGCTGATGGTCGACGCCAACCAGGCCTTCGGGTACGCCGAGGCGCTGCGGCGCGGGCGGGTGTACGAGGACCTGGACTGCCGGTGGTTCGAGGAGCCGTTGCCGGCCGGCGACACCGACGGGCACGTCCGGCTGGCGGAGAAGCTGGACATCCCGATCGCGACCGGCGAGAACCGGTACGGCCAGGCGGCGTTCCGGGACCTGATCGCGCGCGGCGGCGTCGGCGTCGTCCAGCCGGACCTGCGGCGGGCCGGCGGGCTGACGGACTGCCTGGAGATCGGGCTGCTGGCGGCCGGGTTCGGGGTGCCGTACGCGTCGCACGGCGGCGGGGCGCACATCCATGTCCTGGCCGCGCTGCCGAACACGATCTACGTCGAGAGTGGCCTGCTGCCGGCGGGAGTTCAGTTGACCGACGGGTGCTATCCGTTGCCCACGGGACCTGGCCTGTCGTCCTGGGACGGCTAGTCGGTGACCGTCACCGGGAATCCACGGTGAATTTGTCACCAGACCCTTGTCTGTTACTCGTGAGTCAGCGAAGGTGACGTTGAGTACTTCAGTCGCCACTCCTCGCTCACGAAGGCGGTCCGCCCATGAAGTCCTTCGCCAGTCTGGTCTCCGTCGCGGCGCTCGGCGCCGCGATGCTGCTGTCTCCCGGGGTCGCCCACGCGGCGGCCCCGAACTACGTCGCCCTCGGTGACTCGTACGCCTCCGGCGTCGGCACCCGCAGCTACATCGACAGCAGCGGCTCCTGTCAGCGCTCCACCAAGGCGTACCCGTACATCGACGCCGGCCGGATCGGCGCGAACCTGACGTTCGTGGCCTGCTCCGGCGCCCGGGTCGCCGACGTCACCGCGAACCAACTGCCGTCGGTGACGAGCGCGGCCGACATCGTCTCGGTCCAGGTCGGCGGGAACGACGCCGGCTTCTCTTCGGTGATCACCGAGTGCGCGAAGCCCTCGTGGCTCGGGGACTGCACCGGCGCGATCGCCAACGCGCAGTCGATCATCAACAACACCCTCCCGGGCCGGCTGAACAACCTGTACTCCGCGATCCGCGGCCGCGCCGCGTCGGCGGACGTCGTGGTGGTCGGGTACCCGCGGCTGTTCAACGGCACCGACTGCAACGCCGGCACCTTCTTCAGCCCGACCGAGATGAACCGGCTGAACGCGACCGCCGACCTGCTGAACTCGAAGATCTCGGCGTCCGCGAGCGCGGCCGGCTTCGCGTTCGTGAACCCGACCGCGAAGTTCATCGGGCACGCGGTGTGCGGCAGCCCGGAGTGGATCAACGGCCTGTCGAACCCGGTCTCGGAGTCGTACCACCCGAACGTCACCGGCCAGGTGGCGTACGCCGACCTGGTCCAGCCCGCCCTCTGACGACCCGCTCCAGGTGCCGTCCCCGCGCGACCCGGGGACGGCACCTCGGCCTTTGGGGATGCGGACTCGTCCGGTTCGTGGTGTCATGCAGGTGTGGCGCGGAGGTCTGTCGACTGGTTGCTGGCGGCCAGGATGCAGGCCAACTGCCTTGCGCGTCCGGTGCACGAGGCCGGCCCCGGAGGGGTGGCCGACGTCGTACGCCGGACGGGGGGACTCCAGGCCCAGACCTGGCGCGGGGCGTCGTACGCCGTCCGCGCCCGCTCCACCGCGACCACGCTCGCCGACGTCACGCACGCCCAGGAGACCGAGCGCTCCGTCGTCCGCGGCTGGTTCCAGCGCGGCACCCTCCAACTCGTCGCGACCGAGGACGCCGGGCCGCTGCTCGGACTGCTCGGCCCGAAGCTGATCAAGGACACCGAACGCCGGTACGGCGAACTCGGCCTGACGGAGCGCGTCCGCGCCGAGGCGGCCGACGTACTCGAGGACTGGCTGCTCGCGCACGGGCCGGCCGGCCGCGCCGAGCTGGCCGACGTCCTGGTGCGCGCCGGGCTCATCGCGGAGCCGAAGGGCCAGGCGGTGTACGCGCTGATCCGGCACACAG containing:
- a CDS encoding mandelate racemase/muconate lactonizing enzyme family protein, with the protein product MKITGVAVEFTSEPKPHPVRDAIQLLDRNGVTRVRIDTDEGVSGESTTYFGRVESSPAVLAKIVTEQLAPAIVGEDPTLIRGIRQKLQTLTDYQGTAGLSSFGISAIDQALWDLLGKSLDVPVWKLLGAQRTAIPAYAMVGWLELDIAGLERVCGRAMEQGFHGVKMKVGGGPLTEDVRRITAVRNVIGPDAPLMVDANQAFGYAEALRRGRVYEDLDCRWFEEPLPAGDTDGHVRLAEKLDIPIATGENRYGQAAFRDLIARGGVGVVQPDLRRAGGLTDCLEIGLLAAGFGVPYASHGGGAHIHVLAALPNTIYVESGLLPAGVQLTDGCYPLPTGPGLSSWDG
- a CDS encoding SGNH/GDSL hydrolase family protein; protein product: MKSFASLVSVAALGAAMLLSPGVAHAAAPNYVALGDSYASGVGTRSYIDSSGSCQRSTKAYPYIDAGRIGANLTFVACSGARVADVTANQLPSVTSAADIVSVQVGGNDAGFSSVITECAKPSWLGDCTGAIANAQSIINNTLPGRLNNLYSAIRGRAASADVVVVGYPRLFNGTDCNAGTFFSPTEMNRLNATADLLNSKISASASAAGFAFVNPTAKFIGHAVCGSPEWINGLSNPVSESYHPNVTGQVAYADLVQPAL
- a CDS encoding crosslink repair DNA glycosylase YcaQ family protein; its protein translation is MARRSVDWLLAARMQANCLARPVHEAGPGGVADVVRRTGGLQAQTWRGASYAVRARSTATTLADVTHAQETERSVVRGWFQRGTLQLVATEDAGPLLGLLGPKLIKDTERRYGELGLTERVRAEAADVLEDWLLAHGPAGRAELADVLVRAGLIAEPKGQAVYALIRHTGLLGRLCYGPGHDRAETWVAVRDWLGKPLVLEGDAESLASRYLTAYGPATARDFATWSGLPVPAARAAITSVASASFEVEATELHAIEDLPGCQDVRMLGEFDAYLLGYQNRLQDLPASIFPGGGMLRPAVVRAGRAIGTWRHADLAVELFEPAELTAELDDLARFGAG